A single window of Archangium gephyra DNA harbors:
- a CDS encoding Glu/Leu/Phe/Val family dehydrogenase, with the protein MASEENFMRAPAPTPKRTVYTEAMEIFHRAADLIGLDKRVRLELEEPDYEHIFYVTAKLKDRLVPLAPEQAKDFASLSVTQVRNPEGLERLADGKIILNGRALLGSDVNISRGHLRLPDGNVYQLVPGESQRFKAYRVQHNQARGPYKGGIRYHREVSLDLFKALGAEMTWKTAISEVPFGGGKGGIQIDPRSYGREELENITLRFMYKLKGLIGPNIDIPAPDVGTNGEIMALMYRQYSDGERERHNLRGIVTGKDVRIGGSEGRAAATGQGVAFCIEDYYAEKGETLKGKTFILQGFGNVGSHGAAILQKMGARLLAVNDADGTIFNGDGIDVPALIAHVNDPKNLRRSVLGFPGAQKIEKKDFWEVPAEICIPAALGGEITADVAERLKVKLIAEGANGPTTPEADRVLQKRGIDMIPDIIANAGGVTVSYYEWIQNKRMERWSEAEVNQRLEHAMKRNYRIIRDISRNQARRSDTHDSRPFCIGKEVDPRCAAMILALKRIEAHYLLEGFSQ; encoded by the coding sequence ATGGCCAGCGAAGAGAATTTCATGCGCGCCCCGGCCCCGACGCCCAAGCGCACCGTCTACACGGAGGCGATGGAGATCTTCCATCGCGCCGCCGATCTCATCGGTCTCGACAAGCGCGTGCGTCTGGAGCTCGAGGAGCCCGACTACGAGCACATCTTCTACGTCACCGCGAAGCTGAAGGACCGCCTCGTCCCGCTCGCTCCCGAGCAGGCCAAGGACTTCGCCAGCCTCTCCGTCACCCAGGTGCGCAACCCCGAGGGTCTCGAGCGCCTCGCCGACGGGAAGATCATCCTCAACGGCCGCGCCCTGCTGGGCTCGGACGTGAACATCAGCCGCGGTCACCTGCGCCTGCCGGACGGCAACGTCTACCAGCTCGTCCCCGGCGAGTCGCAGCGCTTCAAGGCCTACCGCGTGCAGCACAACCAGGCCCGCGGCCCCTACAAGGGCGGCATCCGCTATCACCGCGAGGTCTCCCTGGATCTCTTCAAGGCACTCGGCGCCGAGATGACCTGGAAGACCGCCATCTCCGAGGTTCCGTTCGGTGGTGGCAAGGGTGGCATCCAGATCGACCCGCGCTCGTACGGCCGCGAGGAGCTGGAGAACATCACCCTGCGCTTCATGTACAAGCTCAAGGGACTGATCGGCCCCAACATCGACATCCCCGCTCCCGACGTGGGGACCAACGGGGAGATCATGGCGCTCATGTACCGCCAGTACTCGGACGGCGAGCGCGAGCGGCACAACCTGCGCGGCATCGTGACCGGCAAGGACGTGCGCATCGGCGGCTCCGAGGGCCGTGCGGCCGCCACCGGCCAGGGCGTGGCCTTCTGCATCGAGGACTACTACGCCGAGAAGGGTGAGACCCTCAAGGGCAAGACCTTCATCCTCCAGGGCTTCGGCAACGTGGGCAGCCACGGCGCCGCCATCCTCCAGAAGATGGGCGCCCGCCTGCTCGCGGTGAACGACGCCGACGGCACCATCTTCAACGGCGACGGCATCGACGTGCCCGCCCTCATCGCCCACGTCAACGATCCGAAGAACCTGCGCCGCAGCGTGCTCGGGTTCCCCGGCGCCCAGAAGATCGAGAAGAAGGACTTCTGGGAGGTCCCCGCGGAGATCTGCATCCCCGCCGCCCTCGGTGGCGAGATCACCGCCGACGTGGCCGAGCGCCTCAAGGTCAAGCTGATCGCCGAGGGCGCCAACGGCCCCACCACTCCCGAGGCCGATCGCGTCCTGCAGAAGCGCGGCATCGACATGATCCCCGACATCATCGCCAACGCCGGCGGCGTGACGGTGAGCTACTACGAGTGGATCCAGAACAAGCGCATGGAGCGCTGGAGCGAGGCCGAGGTCAACCAGCGCCTCGAGCACGCGATGAAGCGCAACTACCGCATCATCCGCGACATCTCCCGCAACCAGGCCCGCCGCTCGGACACGCACGACAGCCGTCCGTTCTGCATCGGCAAGGAAGTGGATCCCCGCTGCGCCGCGATGATCCTCGCGCTCAAGCGCATCGAGGCCCACTACCTCCTCGAGGGCTTCTCGCAGTAA
- a CDS encoding PilZ domain-containing protein produces MAPQQAQVRERRSHLRFDKVFTIYLSTEGGLSRGIGRNISAQGMFVETREQLALGERVKVTFAGEDGTEMTCLCEVRYQVALAYGRKDGREGNSRGVGLRVVAYEVAEDQPLLLVARERVMH; encoded by the coding sequence ATGGCACCACAGCAGGCCCAGGTCCGAGAGCGGCGTTCCCATCTGCGTTTCGACAAGGTTTTCACCATCTACCTCTCGACGGAGGGGGGGTTGAGCCGGGGGATCGGCCGCAACATCAGCGCCCAGGGCATGTTCGTGGAGACGCGGGAGCAGCTGGCGCTGGGCGAGCGGGTGAAGGTGACGTTCGCGGGCGAGGACGGCACGGAGATGACGTGCCTGTGCGAGGTGCGCTACCAGGTGGCGCTGGCGTACGGACGCAAGGACGGGCGTGAGGGCAACAGCCGCGGCGTGGGCCTGCGCGTGGTGGCGTACGAGGTGGCGGAGGATCAGCCCCTGCTGCTGGTGGCGCGCGAGCGCGTCATGCACTGA
- a CDS encoding DUF6066 family protein has product MRRLFLAALLLLPTLALADVDARFAQLRDQAEALGSLSSFLDKYIGECSGLFVSPSCRSDAEAFRAKYGGRKLYMIVGEDAATMLTPGPYQPGSGNYTIQVIPYFPGEGYALTQGTPTQTDSAGNPLLPLIRITGTTPQGWAATDFLRLFSSRQIRAQIVFTPQGVWTLPRKQGGKAQGVAARIEAILLTHSRTGDPLGLWFAEQPAPAAKEPATKGGKKGKKK; this is encoded by the coding sequence GTGAGACGACTCTTCCTGGCCGCTCTGCTGCTGCTGCCCACGCTCGCCCTGGCGGACGTGGATGCGCGCTTCGCCCAGCTGAGGGATCAAGCCGAGGCCCTGGGCAGCCTCTCGTCGTTCCTGGACAAGTACATTGGCGAGTGCTCCGGCCTGTTCGTCAGCCCCTCCTGCCGGAGTGACGCCGAGGCGTTCCGCGCGAAGTACGGCGGCCGGAAGCTGTACATGATCGTCGGCGAGGACGCGGCGACCATGCTCACCCCGGGCCCGTACCAACCCGGCAGCGGCAACTACACCATCCAGGTCATCCCCTACTTCCCGGGGGAGGGCTATGCGCTCACCCAAGGCACGCCCACGCAGACGGACTCGGCGGGCAACCCGCTGCTGCCGCTCATCCGCATCACCGGCACCACCCCCCAGGGCTGGGCCGCCACGGACTTCCTGCGGCTCTTCTCCAGCCGGCAGATCCGGGCGCAGATCGTCTTCACCCCGCAGGGGGTGTGGACGCTCCCGCGCAAGCAGGGCGGCAAGGCCCAGGGCGTCGCGGCGCGCATCGAAGCCATCCTCCTCACGCACTCGCGCACGGGAGATCCGCTCGGCCTGTGGTTCGCCGAGCAGCCCGCGCCCGCGGCCAAGGAGCCGGCCACCAAGGGCGGAAAGAAGGGCAAGAAGAAGTAG
- a CDS encoding trypsin-like peptidase domain-containing protein has product MARVVNPLASVLLPLLALLSLALVPGARAQQGALAPWLQARAREHAAWAEDSNRVTSGPMGLWREWASKEPMLPGFVPPTSLAPLIRAVESGVVNINVMETVHPLRGAARSASGSGFILTPDGLVVTNNHVVARENEAASEILVRLSDGREFQAEVVGRDASTDVALLRLLGQGVGGLPAVYLGDSDRMEVGDWVVAIGNPFGLDHSVSHGMISAKERVIGVGPFDDFIQTDALINPGNSGGPLFNMRGEVVGVNTAIITEGQGIGFAVPINMVKDLLPNLRKNGQLQKGWLGVVIDEQPQVGTRAAVVTRVYPTSPAAQAGIRPGDQVVRVNGKQVDSFQQLLRKVAIMAPGSEAKLTLLRDGVSQEVLVKLTARPAQEVLAAMNSPGNLGELGLVLRDVTPEVAAPMGLEPYGGVLVSGVLPRSPAASAGLRTGDVVMEVNRRKVKDVAAVRGALEKGAGASVLLRVQRGDVQQYVALKY; this is encoded by the coding sequence ATGGCCCGTGTCGTGAATCCCCTAGCGTCCGTCCTCCTTCCCCTCCTCGCGCTGCTCTCGCTGGCGCTCGTCCCGGGTGCACGAGCGCAGCAGGGAGCGCTCGCACCGTGGCTCCAGGCACGGGCGCGGGAGCATGCGGCCTGGGCCGAGGACTCCAACCGGGTGACGAGCGGGCCGATGGGGCTGTGGCGGGAGTGGGCCTCCAAGGAGCCCATGCTGCCGGGGTTCGTGCCGCCCACGTCGCTGGCGCCGCTGATCCGCGCGGTGGAGTCGGGCGTGGTGAACATCAACGTCATGGAGACGGTCCACCCGCTGCGGGGCGCGGCACGCTCGGCGAGCGGCTCGGGTTTCATCCTCACCCCGGACGGGCTGGTGGTGACGAACAACCACGTGGTGGCGCGCGAGAACGAGGCGGCCAGTGAGATCCTCGTGCGCCTGTCGGACGGGCGCGAGTTCCAGGCCGAGGTGGTGGGCCGCGACGCGTCCACGGACGTGGCGCTGCTGCGGCTGCTGGGCCAGGGCGTGGGGGGGCTGCCGGCGGTGTACCTGGGAGACTCGGACCGGATGGAGGTGGGGGACTGGGTGGTGGCCATCGGCAACCCCTTCGGCCTGGACCACTCGGTGTCCCACGGGATGATCTCCGCCAAGGAGCGGGTGATCGGCGTGGGCCCCTTCGACGACTTCATCCAGACGGACGCGCTCATCAACCCGGGCAACTCGGGCGGGCCGCTCTTCAACATGCGCGGCGAGGTGGTGGGCGTGAACACGGCCATCATCACCGAGGGGCAGGGCATCGGCTTCGCGGTGCCCATCAACATGGTGAAGGATCTGCTCCCCAACCTGCGCAAGAACGGCCAGCTGCAGAAGGGCTGGCTGGGCGTGGTGATCGACGAGCAGCCCCAGGTGGGCACGCGCGCCGCGGTGGTGACGCGGGTGTACCCCACCAGCCCGGCGGCGCAGGCAGGCATCCGCCCCGGAGATCAGGTGGTGCGGGTGAATGGCAAGCAGGTGGACTCGTTCCAGCAGCTGCTGCGCAAGGTGGCGATCATGGCGCCGGGGTCCGAGGCGAAGCTGACGCTGCTGCGGGATGGCGTGTCGCAGGAGGTGCTGGTGAAGCTGACCGCCCGTCCGGCGCAGGAGGTGCTGGCGGCGATGAACAGTCCGGGCAACCTGGGTGAGCTCGGCCTGGTGCTGCGGGATGTCACCCCCGAGGTGGCCGCCCCCATGGGCCTGGAGCCCTACGGGGGCGTGCTGGTGTCGGGGGTGTTACCGCGCAGCCCGGCGGCGAGCGCGGGGCTGCGGACGGGCGACGTGGTGATGGAGGTCAACCGCCGCAAGGTGAAGGACGTCGCGGCGGTGAGGGGCGCGCTGGAGAAGGGCGCGGGCGCCTCGGTGCTCCTGCGCGTGCAGCGCGGGGATGTGCAGCAGTACGTCGCGCTGAAGTACTGA
- a CDS encoding nucleotide exchange factor GrpE: protein MNGNPRTDGPSQDAQAQEAAATAAPETSTEQQQPPAQEAAPAMDAEKQRLETELTAARRRVDQLARAYQELEKDREEFKQRLTRERERMMDVERGNVATTLLEAVDELDRSLTMSGGDLSSPLAQGVKMIRDGLLSKLQQTGIERIQVVGLPYDPNTAEATDMEITTNPDEDQKVVAEARAGYRLKDRIIRPARVKVAKYIAPAQA, encoded by the coding sequence ATGAACGGCAATCCCCGGACAGACGGCCCGTCCCAGGACGCGCAGGCCCAGGAGGCCGCCGCTACGGCTGCGCCCGAGACGTCCACCGAGCAGCAACAGCCGCCGGCCCAGGAGGCCGCGCCCGCGATGGATGCGGAGAAGCAGCGGTTGGAGACGGAGTTGACCGCGGCCCGGCGCCGCGTGGATCAGCTCGCCCGCGCCTACCAGGAGCTGGAGAAGGACCGCGAGGAGTTCAAGCAGCGCCTCACCCGCGAGCGCGAGCGGATGATGGACGTGGAGCGCGGCAACGTGGCCACCACGCTGCTGGAGGCGGTGGACGAGCTGGACCGCTCCCTGACGATGAGTGGGGGAGACCTCTCCTCGCCCCTGGCGCAGGGCGTGAAGATGATCCGGGACGGGCTGCTCTCGAAGCTGCAGCAGACGGGCATCGAGCGCATCCAGGTGGTGGGGCTGCCGTATGACCCCAACACCGCCGAGGCCACGGACATGGAGATCACCACCAACCCGGACGAGGACCAGAAGGTGGTGGCCGAGGCCCGGGCGGGCTACCGGCTGAAGGATCGGATCATCCGTCCGGCCCGGGTGAAGGTGGCGAAGTACATCGCCCCCGCCCAGGCCTGA
- a CDS encoding RNA polymerase sigma factor region1.1 domain-containing protein: MENRIGKSYTARKALFAKGLREGRLTVQEIEKALPAGTLTAAERWLLYYSLRAAQVEIIDEVTGQVDHGFMSDQPAVPAEH, translated from the coding sequence GTGGAGAATAGAATCGGGAAGAGCTATACGGCGCGGAAGGCACTCTTCGCCAAGGGACTGCGAGAGGGCCGCCTGACGGTGCAGGAGATAGAGAAGGCCCTGCCCGCGGGGACACTCACGGCGGCCGAGCGGTGGTTGTTGTACTACTCGCTCCGTGCAGCCCAGGTGGAGATCATCGACGAGGTGACGGGCCAGGTGGATCACGGCTTCATGTCCGACCAACCCGCCGTACCCGCCGAGCACTAG
- the ftsH gene encoding ATP-dependent zinc metalloprotease FtsH, with product MKPQNTMPPGMSPRGKKQEKPQPPPANKGFRIGSPLGYIALLLLGFILFRNVFQDAGVQRKTYSEFRSAIQEDKFSKVQIAPDWVKGFLKDSSAARASGTPTGGSERLRPELSDLPWMAYRVEGDEQLVPLLEQKGVPYEAVVQSGFSDVLLVWLLPLAFAFVLWSFMMKRMAGGIGQGPQSVMSFGKTRAKVQAEADTGVGFKDVAGVDEAVDELREIVEFLKTPEKFRRLGGRIPKGVLLVGPPGTGKTLLARAVAGEAGVPFFSLSGSEFVEMFVGVGAARVRDLFAQATAKAPCIIFIDELDAIGKSRNAGVAGGHDEREQTLNQLLAEMDGFDSRAGLIILAATNRPEILDSALMRPGRFDRQVLVDRPDKRGRERVLEIHSRGVKLGPDVDLKSIASRTPGFAGADLANVVNEAALLAARRNRDFVMKADFEEAIERVVAGLEKKNRRMNEREKDIVAHHEAGHAVVGWMLPNAERVTKVSIIPRGIAALGYTMSLPLEDRYLMSFDELRDKMASMMGGRAAEEIFIGEVSTGASNDLKQATEIAKLMVRDYGMSSLGPVALGSEQNAFLRSAGGPEVRSYSEQTARMVDDEIRKMVTEALDRAREVLTTHRDKVEALAARLLATEVVDEDEILRILGPKATARGLLHPEARQVISAHPAGGDETPPPGAQHSSGKLPDA from the coding sequence ATGAAGCCTCAGAACACCATGCCGCCGGGGATGAGCCCACGCGGAAAGAAACAGGAAAAGCCTCAGCCTCCACCCGCCAACAAGGGGTTCCGGATCGGCTCACCACTGGGCTACATCGCGCTGCTCCTCCTGGGCTTCATTCTCTTCAGGAACGTCTTCCAGGACGCGGGCGTGCAGCGCAAGACCTACAGTGAATTCCGCTCGGCCATCCAGGAGGACAAATTCTCCAAGGTGCAGATCGCTCCGGACTGGGTGAAGGGCTTCCTCAAGGACAGCTCCGCGGCCCGTGCTTCCGGCACTCCCACGGGAGGCAGCGAGCGGCTGCGCCCCGAGCTCAGCGACCTGCCGTGGATGGCCTATCGCGTCGAGGGGGACGAGCAGCTCGTCCCGCTGCTCGAGCAGAAGGGCGTCCCATACGAAGCAGTGGTCCAGTCCGGCTTCAGCGATGTGCTCCTGGTCTGGCTGCTGCCGCTGGCGTTCGCCTTCGTGTTGTGGAGCTTCATGATGAAGCGGATGGCTGGAGGGATTGGCCAGGGTCCGCAGAGCGTCATGAGCTTTGGCAAGACGCGCGCCAAGGTGCAGGCCGAGGCCGACACGGGCGTGGGCTTCAAGGACGTGGCGGGCGTGGACGAGGCGGTCGACGAGCTGCGGGAGATCGTCGAGTTCCTCAAGACGCCGGAGAAGTTCCGCCGGCTGGGTGGCCGCATCCCCAAGGGCGTGCTGCTGGTGGGCCCGCCGGGAACGGGCAAGACGCTGCTGGCCCGGGCCGTCGCGGGTGAGGCGGGGGTGCCCTTCTTCAGCCTCTCCGGTTCCGAGTTCGTGGAGATGTTCGTCGGCGTGGGTGCCGCCCGGGTGCGCGACCTGTTCGCCCAGGCCACCGCCAAGGCGCCGTGCATCATCTTCATCGACGAGCTGGACGCCATCGGCAAGAGCCGCAACGCGGGGGTCGCCGGTGGCCATGACGAGCGTGAGCAGACGCTCAACCAGCTGCTGGCGGAGATGGACGGCTTCGACAGCCGTGCCGGCCTCATCATCCTGGCGGCCACCAACCGTCCGGAGATCCTCGACAGCGCACTCATGCGTCCGGGCCGCTTCGACCGGCAGGTGCTGGTGGATCGTCCGGACAAGCGCGGCCGCGAGCGGGTGCTGGAGATCCACTCCCGGGGCGTGAAGCTGGGACCGGACGTGGACCTCAAGTCCATCGCCTCGCGCACCCCGGGCTTCGCGGGTGCGGACCTGGCCAACGTGGTGAACGAGGCGGCGCTGCTCGCCGCGCGCCGCAACCGCGACTTCGTCATGAAGGCCGACTTCGAGGAGGCCATCGAGCGTGTGGTGGCCGGCCTGGAGAAGAAGAACCGCCGGATGAACGAGCGCGAGAAGGACATCGTCGCGCACCACGAGGCCGGCCACGCCGTGGTGGGGTGGATGCTGCCCAACGCGGAGCGGGTGACGAAGGTGTCCATCATCCCCCGTGGCATCGCCGCGCTGGGCTACACCATGTCCCTGCCGCTCGAGGACCGCTACCTCATGTCCTTCGACGAGCTGCGCGACAAGATGGCCTCGATGATGGGCGGCCGCGCCGCCGAGGAGATCTTCATCGGGGAAGTCTCCACCGGTGCCTCCAACGACCTGAAGCAGGCCACGGAGATCGCCAAGCTGATGGTGCGCGACTACGGCATGAGCTCCCTGGGGCCCGTGGCCCTGGGCAGCGAGCAGAATGCCTTCCTGCGCTCGGCCGGGGGTCCGGAGGTGCGCTCCTACTCGGAGCAGACGGCCCGGATGGTGGACGATGAGATCCGCAAGATGGTGACCGAGGCGCTCGATCGGGCCCGGGAGGTGCTCACCACCCACCGCGACAAGGTGGAGGCCCTGGCCGCCCGGCTGCTCGCCACCGAGGTGGTGGACGAGGATGAGATCCTCCGCATCCTCGGGCCCAAGGCCACCGCACGGGGTCTGCTGCACCCGGAGGCCCGTCAGGTCATCTCCGCGCACCCGGCGGGCGGTGACGAGACGCCTCCGCCTGGTGCCCAGCACTCCAGCGGGAAGCTCCCCGACGCGTGA